The sequence below is a genomic window from Mytilus edulis chromosome 2, xbMytEdul2.2, whole genome shotgun sequence.
attacatactgttggcatacatggactagtctatttacaacacttttacccctatttcttcaaaatatatgtttttttcttatgttcaatgtatacatgtatatattttaaattgctctatagttccgtaactttctatccagtcgtataaacgaatcgtcggcaagtgcgtacatttttttaaatcaatatttctggtctgttccaatctgtccttcactattgacaatgactatatcatgtatatattacatttacccaaattcacccttggaaaaaatatttaaatagattttaatttcatcaaatcttattttttgggtattatttatatgtttatgaattatattctttacaccagaaatgttatttataaacaagcgtatgagtttagtaatgacaagtaagacagagttgtatattattcatctgatagttcaaaatggaaagttataagttataagttatcagccgtgtacactgatcaatacctgcagaagtgaaacgatgcatgaacttgcaagcccgacaggaaatcgcttgaatacctggacgtgtcacctcacaccctcacaatacctttggaagtaatacctttagccatgctggtgatcagatgagggaagatcaaaatatatttgtttattactttaaagaattatgaacaaattagattttcgaaaacaattttcacggaacacttatttatgatttcaactttgacttttcacctaattccaatatcaacagtttaaaaacaacagaccatggtaatttaaaaaaagtaagaatatttttcgtatcaagttagttagtcggataaaacaaccgtacgattgacaagatatcgacacgaaataacgactacatcggttactgtagttttgtttctttgtggtttatagacatattgtttttattaatcgggaaagaagacaaaatggcggatcgcagagaattgatactctaaatttaaaatcgatggtgatcgcttatctagtggaataaaactttaatatctatgaatttgagcatttttatacagaatgatcataatatcaatttttgatttttttgcgaagtttccctttaatgcaAAAACATGCACTGGTGTGCAATTTTGATGTACCAACAAATTAACgtgaggctcttaagagcctgtcgctcacctgactctacttgggtttttaaaatcatatagtaaaagaaaaaaatcataacagataCTAAAATAATGATCATGaggccaattttttttttaattgtatttgatCAGCAAACCTTGAATTACCCTTGTCCGTCCTGGATTCTGATCCGGTATAGTAATTGTCTTCATTTCCAGTTTTGGCATGCATTGTTTTTCAATGGTATTTTTGTTAGTCAGAAACCATTTTCCACAGATTTACACATTACTTCAAGTCTTGTCGGCTATTATCAGTTTAATGCTAGcagttgaacaaaatgaacagcactgtcatcatggtcatgaataataaagatgaaaatacattttgagattgtttatttgaaaattttataaaaatagtcGGCAAAgtacaatgtatttattttattttctttcaaatagaAGGTCTGTCGGGTGTAGCTAGTAACCAAAACAAAAGTctgcttgcaaaagtggaaggtcctGGACCTCTGACATCCGCTAATTTGAACCTCTGTAGATAGATTGTTGTCGTTTTTATCAGGCTCTGAACTGTGGAGGAAAATCCAGTATGTTgggctacatgtacatgtatgcatagAGTATGAAGATAAATCAAGTGCATGAAGTGACACTGGTTAATCAAATGGCTATTGCTATGTTTTGGGTTACAATTCCTCTTCTTTGATCATATCTAGGACTGAATAGATTCATACAATGTATCAGAATTTTGGGATGCTTTTTTTCGCGTGGAAATCACATAAAAACGTAAGGTGCTTATCATTTTGAAATTCTTAAAAAATACCATTTGATTGGCCTGTTCAGtctgaaattaaaatttaatggaATGTAAACAAAGCAATGGAAGCCGGAACAGGGATTTTCtgaagggggtctcattggggggttccgatcccgtaTCTTGCTTACTGTTTTTGTCAGATTCCCTTATCTCGATTACACTAAGCACATAagccattttcattttttggtaaattcCTGTGTCCCACTAGACTTCATTACCCGTTTTCagggcacaataatttgacttttacaTGTCACGCTTACCAAAAATTAGCAATCCcgcatcacgcttagaccccaacgAGACCCACCTTGAAGTTctgaaatgtttatattaataaGCCATTCGGAAGTCAGGTTTAAAATGGCCACTAGAAAATCGTCATTTTTGTACAATACATATACTTTAAAAGAACAATGACAATATATCTTTAGAAGAACAATAGAAGAACAATGAAAATATATCTTTAGAAAATTTTGTTCATTTAGTAGAGTATAAAAAACGTATTCTGCACTAATTTTGTACCCCGGTTTTAGTGTAGTGATGTCAATGCAGAGTTTAAGTGTGATAATATCATGACGAATAAGGGTAAAAGTTCTTTCCATATGGCGTTAGCATTCATTTTTTTGGTGTATGaccataaaatgtacactttctttcaGCATGTTCAGACAATAAAAACATTGACTGATATTGACGAATCATATTAATTTTTTCCAAATATGACCGTAACAATAATTAtctgagacctctgacgaatcacgataaggatattttgatgaatcacagtaaaattttaaccagGTTGACGCTAACTGTAGCCGATATGACTATTTGACGTTAAAGGGCACTACTACATCAAACATGTCATATATGTCTTGTATGTGCTCATTTAAACTTAAAAGTAGACAAAGCAAATATTTTTATCACTTAGAATGTACCCCTCTTAAAATGGAGAGTCGTCACATTGGGGGTTATCCCTTTTTTGAGGGTTTAATCCCAACCTGATGATATTTAGCTTTTTATAGTTGAAAGTTTACCTTGAAGCCCTAAGGAAGTGTCAACCACTTAAACGCGCTTGAATATCTATAATAACTCACATTAAGACTCTCCTGTCATCcagtttgttttgtatataagaaatatatacgTACACAACAATGACGAAGTTAATACAATTTTTGGAGCTTCCAAGTTCCAGGAACACTTTAAATAGCCGCTTGCATCATTGTGGAAAATACCACTgggttacactaaagacctgaaagtgGACATGAAAAGACCTGAGAAGACCGGAAAagacggtgggtatggttgtcctgcgagagaacgttctgtgctggtgattcggtcctgacgggtgctgtgatcaatgaaaaaatgtaaacaaagacgaaaatgatgatttttgacgttttcactcataaaaaaatgtgtggtgcCGCTTATGTATACACAGAAGAACCAGTCCATATCTTACAGTATGCCAAGCAATACCTCTGGACGACTGACGTCACGAGGATTCTCTTCTACTTCCGCTTGTATTAAacacatgtattattatattgCTGTCTACTGATTCATCAGATATACCGAGATTTACAGATTTTAAAGGTATTCTGTTTATTACACATACACtttacttatttgtaccatatcgGCACAACATTGGCGTCGTACGACAAAGAACGAATAATTTTTAGCAAGTGAGGCGGACTCCACGAGGGCGCCTTTGCAGATTTGAAAACTTTCCAtacttcatttttttgtaaattcattacGTGCGCCTTACCCTAAATTTACATCAGATTGATTGTAGATTAATTGCATCAAATTTTTACAGTTTAGCACGTATGATatctttatatttgatatttttcatcagATAAGGTTAGGAACTTCCGGTTATCGCCATTAGGTCCTTCTTCACGGAAGTCATTTGTCTGCAAAACTCCATTGCGCAGACGCAAACCGGAAACAGTCTTCATTTCAGTAGATTGGTTTCGTATAATATTTTATACTGAACTTGGactgatattttatattaaagaaggtatATACACTCATAAATATTTATGAGCAACATATTATACACCGTATAATAAAGTACAGTGTGTCAGCTGAGTCTCTGTTCCAGTTCTGCCCTATTTTGTTGCCTGcatttttgaaattgtaaaagtAGTAGCTTTTATAAAAAAGCTGCATTGTTTATGTCTTGAGTCACACATAAAAGTTGTGATTTTGAGATTTATTTGCCTTGAGTAATTACTCAGTGCATATTGTCATATTGTTTTGAATTGCATAATAttgtaatttgaaatatttaagaatattGTAATTTGAAATAAAGACAACATGTCAGGAATTGGGGATGATAATGAACTGAAGGAAAACATTGAAACAGAGGAGTTGATACATGATGACATATTCACAAAAGAACATATAGCTGATAATACTTTAACAGAACAAGCTGAAAATACCAAAATGTCATTGGAACAGCTATACCAAGAGTTTCAGGCGGATAGAAAAGCAAATGCAATAAGAGCTGTTGAGACTGAAAACAGAGTGAAACAAAGTGAGGATCGCATTGAACAGATTTTTCACGGTTTGTTAAATATTCAAGCCGAACAAAAAGAAGCAACAAAAATCAGTTCAGAAAACATAGTGGCAATATCCCAACAAGTGCAACGGTCAGAACAGAGAATTGACGAGAAGATTGATGCTAACGGTAAACGTTTGGAAGAGTTAACATCGGATAAGTTTAATGCCTTGGGAAGACGGCTAGACAAGATGGCTGCTGCTAATGATGAGGCAAGTACTGTGCAATTTAAGAGCGCATTTGAACACCCAGGTTCATTTCAGCAGATGGCATCAAGTGTTAGCACTTTGATTGACAAGAGGAATAAGGAAGTCAAGCTCCCTTCTATGGATACTCCTGTTAAACAGAAATCTGAAGCTATTCCGTATATTGCCAGTACTCCATTACTGCAAAATAAGCCTCCAACATTTGGTCTCTCACCAATTATGTCATTCGATCACACTACACCGCCTGAATCTAAGGCAGGTGCAACTCCAGTATCGAGTGCCACAGGTAATGTGTTAGGGCCCTCGGCTCTGCACAACACAGTGTTGTTTCAACAGTCTCAGGGCAAAGGTATGCCAGAAATATTTGGTAGTGAGCAGGAGATTTATCATATGCAAGGTTCGTTGCCACTACTGAGTGACAAGGGAAGTGTGCCAGGGCCCTCGGCTCTGCACGGGACAACCTCAGGAATGGTAACACAACATCCATTCAAAGGCATAGAAGGAGCATCCACTGAATATAAACCCCAACATTACACAACTCCAGCAACGGCTACTTTTGCACCGTCCTATGTTGGTACGCCATATGTATCTCAGGGTATCAATGTTAGTACACCTTTACACGTTGCACCAGCTACAAGTAGCGAATCATATGCAGCATCCTTAGTACAGAGTAGACCAGCTCTGTACCCTCATATAGGATCAATGATACAACAACCTCCGCCTGCATTTATGACCCCTGTGATGACAACAGTCGCATCGACAGGCCCGTCACCAATGCAAATTGACACTAGCAGGTCATCAAGATCACGCACTAAAAAGCAAAAGGAAAGAAGTCACAGCTCTTCGTCAGACTCCTCTCTTGATAGGGAGTACTCTAGATGGCAGGAAAACTCTGGGGCGAGAGACAGGAGTAGAAGTCCCCAGCTTcctaaaatgcaagttttcacaGGAAGAGGTTTTCTTACGTGGGAAGCCTTTATCTATCAGTTTGAAAGAACAGCAGGAAGGAGACAATGGGAAAATAGGAAGAAAGTTTGCCGACTATTGGACTGTCTAGCTGATGTGGCTTTAGAATATGCAAGAAAGGTCAACATCGATGATGACTATAAGGCTTTAAGGAAAGCACTGAAACAGCGTTTCAGCAAAAAGGACGAACCTGTATCAGCAAGACGTCAGTTGCAGTATGTGAGGCAGCAAGACAGTGAAACACTGGAGGAGTTTGCTGAACGGGTCCATTTTATTGCAATGGATGGGTATGATAAATGTGACAATTCTGTCATTGATCAAATTGGCACAGAGGCATTCCTCAGAGGTTGCAAGGACAAGGAGGCTGCCCGTCACGTGATAGAAAGAAACCCAGAGTCCATCAATAAGGCGTTGAAAATCATGAAAACGTCCATAGCAAATCAGAAGGCTATTTATGGATCTAGAAGTCCAAATTTTGCTCACAGACAGGTCTCATTTGCTGATAGCGCTGGTAAATCACAGGACAAAGAAAGTGCTAGTACTGTTAATAGTCCATTGGAAAAGGAAGTAAGGAACTTGACTCAACTTGTGACCAAATTGACAGAGGTGATGCTTTCTTCTGATCAACATACACGTGGTAGGTCTCCTGAAAGATATACACCACCTAAGTACAATGCGTATCGATCACCTACACCACCTCCTAATCAAAGTTCATATAGTCCTCAACAAAGGTCATATAGTCCTCAACAGAGGTCATTTAGTCCTCAACGTCAACGTTCACCATCACCACGTCCAAATTCTAGAAATCCGGGCTACTTTAAACAACGGTCTCCTTCACCTGGCGACAGAGCTTATCCTAGCTCTAATCCAACAACTGAGTCGTTAAATGCCAACGGGTCGAGCCGGTAGGCCAACACTCGACTCTTAAATCACATGGCCAAGGGAAAATACCACCCGACAAATCAGAACCGAGGCCCACGGCTTCGTCTGATATTGTTATAAGACGTACGATTGGGAAAAGTTTGGCAGTTAGGGGAACAGTGTTTCAACAAAATGCAAGTATGATTGTTGATACAGCAGCTATGATTACACTCGTCAACGAGAAATTAATACCGGAGAATATAGAATGTTCCGAAACAGTGACGCTACGTGGTTTGGGCGAGCAACTGGTCATTGGCAAGATCATTAGGAACACACTCCTGAATATAAATGGGTTAGAAATAAGATGGGACGTGTGCAGGGCACCACTTACAGATGATGTCATTCTAGGTCTAGATATCCTGGATACGCTTGGTGCAGTCATAAACCTCAGCACTCCATCAATTACAGTTAACAACAGAGTAATACCCGCATCATTCGTTACTGGATCTGATGATAGTGCTTCTCAACAAGTCTGCATTAAGCGTACAATCACAGTCCCGCCAAATTCAAAAATGATCCTTAGCATTGATACACACAGAGGATCTGAACAAGAGTTTATTTTGGAGCCATGCTCTCTTGCCAGTGGAGTTTTAGTTTCGCATGTTGTCGGAAAAGGCAAATCTTGCCCTGTAGCTATTTTAAATGATGGGAATCGTTACATACGTATTAAAAAGGGTACACCGATAGGTCATTTAGAGGAGATTGACAGTATAATGGAGGAGACTTCGGAAGAAAGTGAAAATCAAACTCCAGATGTCCGTCGTGGCATCGTAGAAACACAAACCAAGGTGCCCATGGCACCAGGTTTAAACCAAGAAGAATCGTCTACGTTGCCATCCCATTTAACAGACCTGTATGAACGTTCTATAAAGCATGTGATTAGTCAAGAAGATAAGTTAAAACTCAAGAAGTTATTAATCGAATACCAGGATGTATTTGCACAGCACGACCTAGATCTCGGTTGCCTTACAGCTGTCCGGCATAAAATAGATACAAAAGACCACGCTCCAGTTAAACACCGGATGCGAAGAACACCTCTTGGATTCCAAGATCTCGAACAGCAACACCTTGACAAGATGTTACAAGCAGGTGTCATTGAGCCATCATCTTCTGAATGGGCCTCAGCTCCAGTGCTGGTAAGAAAGAAAGATGGAACCGTGCGCTGGTGCATTGACTACAGAGCTTTAAATGACAGAACAATAAAAGATTGCTTCCCTATTCCTATTATTGAGGATTGCTTGGACTCACTCCAAGGCACCACCACGTTCTGTACATTGGACCTTGCCAGTGGCTATTATCAGATTGAGCTTGAGCCAGAAGACCGAAAGAAAACAGCATTCATTACAAGATATGGGTTGTTCGAGCACACCAGAATGGGAATGGGCCTTTGTAACGCTCCAGCAACATTTCAGCGGGCCATGCAACTCGTTTTAAGAGGACTTACTTGGACACAGGTGTTAGTTTATCTTGATGATGTCGTGGTTCTCGGTCGCAACTTCGAGGATGGTCTCATTAATTTGAGGGCTGCATTTGAAAGATTTAGACAATATACCCTGAAGCTGAAACCGAAGAAATGCCAACTGTTTCAGCCCGAAGTTGAGTTTTTAGGAAAACTGGTGAGTGCTAATGGCATCTCCGTTTCTCCTTCTAAGATAGAAGCAGTGAAAAAGTGGCCAACTCCCAAGTCAAAGAAAGAACTCATGTCATACCTAGGGTTTGTCAATTACCACCGGGATCACCTGCACAACTATGCAGAAATGACTGCATGTCTATACGACCTTGCTCACCAAACAGGAGAAGTTGAATGGCAACAGTGTCACGAAAAGGCGTTCCAACAGTCAAAAACGGCGTTAATAAGTGCACCTTGCTTGACATATCCTAATGCCAATGATAAATTCATATTAGATACCGATGCATCTGACACCACCATAGGTGCAGTTTTATCACAATTACAAAATGGTGAAGAAAGGGTTATATGCTTTGCAAGCCATGTTCTCTTGAAGCCTCAGCGTCGTTATTGTACAACAAGGAAAGAGTTACTGGCCGTTGTAAAGTTTTGTCGGCATTTCCGTCACTACTTACTTGGTAGACGTTTTATTTTACGCACTGATCATAACAGTTTGATATGGTTGATGCGTTTCAAGCATATTGAAGGACAACTAGCGCGATGGTTGGAAGAATTGTCATCATTTGACATGGAGATCATCCATCGTCCAGGAAAGAAGCATTGTAACGCTGATGGTCTAAGTCGCATCCCAGACGATGTTCCTGAATGTGATTGCTATCGGGCAGGACTTGATCCCACAACACTGCCATGTCATGGTTGTAAATATTGCCTACGAGCTCACGAACAGTGGAGCAGATTCGGAAATGACGTAGACGACGTGATTCCATTGGCTACTAAGTCAGTGATAGCATCAGTACGCACTGTTTCAGTAGTCGCTGAAAATGACAAGGACATGTCCACTGACCAAGAGCCCACGGCTCTGGCAGGGGGTTGTCACTCAGATCCATCATCAAATTTAGACGATACTTTACCATATGCTGATGGCAACCCATGTAGCAACTGGGCACCTGAATACCCACCTGAACAGTTAAAGATATTTCAGCAAGAAGACCCTGATTTGGCTCCAATATTAAAATGGATGGAGGAAGACGTCGAGCCAACACAGGCTGAACTACGTTTGCAAAGTAGGGCAACTAGGTCGCTTTGGTTGTGTAGACCTTGCTTTGTCATGTTTAACCATGTTCTATACTACAAATTCATAGGTTGTCCAACACGCCAAGGTCTTTGTTTAGTTGTTCCATCAGAATTAAAAGGAGAAGTGCTTAAAAATTGTCATGACACCAAAACATCAGGACACTTGGGTCAGAAAAAAACGCTTGATAAGTTGAAGCAAGCTTTCCTGTGGTATAACATGCGCAAAGATTGTGACGATTATGTTAGTACTTGCGCCACCTGTAGTCAAAATAAAAAGGCACATGTGCAACCTAGAGCACCACTTGGGCAGTTCCACGCTGGGTATCCGATGGAGAGAGTACATCTCGATATTCTCGGGCCTTTCAATACAAGTAATAGCGGCAATAAttatgttttgatgatggtgGATCAGTTCACAAAATGGGTAGAGATGGCTGCATTACCTGAACAGACAGCGAAGTTGATTGCTGAGAAATTTATTGTGCATTTCGTGGTGACATTTGGGTGTCCCTTGGAAATCCACACTGACCAAGGACGAAACTTTGACAGTGACTTATTTAAAACACTATGTGATGCATTGGAAATTGCCAAAACCAGAACAACCCCGTATCATCCCTCATCAAATGGCCAGGTAGAGAGGTACAATACCATTGTATTGGCCATGATTAGATGTTTTATTGAGAAAAATTGTCGTAACTGGGACAGAGACTTGCCTTTCTTATCTATGGCAATGCACTCAATGGTGAATAGGCAAACTGGATTTACGCCGAATCAAATGATGTTGGGTAGAGAGACTATCCAACCTGTTCATCTTCTCCTCGGCATGCCACAGTACGGTCAGAACAGAATGACCCCCAACGTTTGGGTAAAACATTTAGTCGGTAGGATGCAAAAGATTCACGAATTTGCAAGGCACAGTCTTCACACCTCGCAACTAAGACAAAAGCGGGATTATGACCTAAGAGTTGTTGAACATAAATATCAACCAGGCGATTTGGTGTACAAGGCAGACTCAACTACAAAAGTCGGGCAGAGCAGGAAGCTTAAATCACCATGGTGTGGACCGTTTCTTGTCGTGTCTAGTAGACCCCCATTGTACACTATCCGAGGAAGAAAAGGAGACTCAGTAGTGCACCATGACAAGTTGAAACTTTGTAACGACAGGGATATCCCGACCTGGATCAAAAGACTAAGGCATGCGTTATTCCAAGCTGAAAGTGAAATGGATGAGAGCTGGGATGATCTTGATGATACAATACCCTATGGTGTTGACTTTAATGTTCAGGGCATGTTCGAAGCAAATCAGCCCACTTTTGATAGTGTTGTTTTACCCCAGTCATTAGGTGACCCGTCCTATACCCATACTGCGTTGACACAAGAACTGGAACAGGGGCCCCAGTGTGATACAGTTACCGCTTTAGATGCTACTAGTAATAGCATTGATGAACCTCAAAATTTAGACCTGGGGGAAATTTCAAGTTCAGATAACGGTTTCAATGGGGACATTGTAGATGCCGAACTCAGCAGCACAGATGACGAGAAGAGGCCCTCGGCCTCTCTGTCTTCTGAGCACACATCAAGGTATGGTAGGCCAATCAGATGCCCACTACGATACCAAACGTAATAGATATTGTGTGGGATaatttcatatgtatatatgtatatatttatttttgcgtGTTCGTACTTAGTAATAAATGTGCATAATTTTCGCTATTGTATTTCTAATCATGTTATGTTTTGATTTCCTCTCATTCTAGGATGGAAGAGGGGTCTCGTTCAGACCAAGATGTGTTGTCACTGAGTCCACACAGCGAGTGGCATGAAAGTAAATCCGATTGTACCGATCTTGACGTGGCAGATCTAATGGTTATAGATGAAGTAGGGCCAGATGAAGACGTATGTCCAGATGAAGAAGTAGGTCCAGCTGAAGAAGTAGGTCCAGATTACCAGACTGCTGGTGTAGCTTCTGGGGCCCTAGGCCCTGTTGAGACACACAGCAGTGTTGGTGTAGATACTAGTATTGGTATATACCATAGTGAGATCGATGAGGAGAGAAGCGGTGCGGTAGCAGTCTCGAAAAACAGATTACGACAGTGTCCAATATGTGGGATGGTGTCAAGGGAAAAGACACGCCGTCATGTCCTCAAGAGACACCTTCCATGGTTTTGGTCGGGTGCTACTGCCTGTTGGGATTGCTGTGAGCAGGAAATCCAGGCATCTTCTCTAGCCAGGAGACACACAGAGGAACATAGGATTGGTTGTTTCTTTGATGAAGAACACCTTCATTTGTGGTGCCAGTTGGTGAGTGGCTCTCTTCACCTTGTTAAATCGTGGTTTGGTTTAACAGATCTCGAAGGCTTGTTACAGTATGTACTTGACCGGCAATTACATGAAACAGTCACCAGTGGTTTCAGTGACCAAGAGCAACAGCTACTGGTGTTCTATGCACAGAACTATAGTCCTGACCGCCTGTCGCACATCAGTGCTAACCCTCCCAACCATGTCATTAGTCTGACCAACTGGGAGATTATGACTAGCCTATTACGCAGAGTGGGACCTGCTCAACAACAGTCTCTTTTGTCCTGTGATAAATTCGTTACTTACGAGGGTGCATGGATTGTGGACACTGTACCAGTACTTCTAGAACCATTTGTCTTTGTAGACAGtcattttcatttagatttaaTCCTCAAGAGACtacattttaacacatttttacatATGAGCTCACGGATCTCTCCGGCTGAGCATAACAACACCTTTTACTACGGAGTGGCCAATTATGTTTTCCCAGAACATTGGGACAGCTGGTCAGTACAAGTTGGAGCTGCAAAGTCAGTGTATGTATCATTCGGAATACATCCCCATATTGCTGCCAAAGGAGTCCGTCACAAGCAACTTGAGGACTTGGACCACCTGTTGGGAAACTACAAGTGCGTAGCAGTCGGCGAAATAGGCCTTGACTTCACAACCAGGTGCGGATGCAAGCGATGTCACACTCCACAGCAATGTCAGCAGCGAATGTGGGACTGTCAGGAAAAAGCCTTGTTGGAGATGCTGCAGATCGCACAACGTCGACAGTTGCCTGTCATCTTGCATTGTCGTGATAGAGGTAGTGGTGATGCTGCAGCCCGTGTATTGGCCATCATTCGCAGTGGTTTTGCTGAATTGCACTATCATCGCCATTGCTTTGATGGTAGTATTGAGGAATTGAGAGAATGGCAAAGCCTTCCTAATGTTGTGTTTGGAATCACGGGCAAGTTTCTAAAGGACACGAACACAAACAGTGATGCGATCTCAAGGATCTTACCACATCAGTTAATCCTTGAGTCCGATGCCCCGTTTCTTTCGCCAAGGTCATGTTGTGAGGTGAACCATCCCTGGAATTTGATAGATGTTGCTTTGGCAGTGAGTCAGCGCAGAAACATTCCGTTGAACATTTTAAACTGGATGGCTAATGATAATGCCCTCCGATTCTATGGTATCCCAAAGTTAAGACAAGAGCCAGCTAGCTGGGGCCCTAGGCCTCGTTAGCAATTTTTCAATAATAAGAGTTTTTGATGGAttatgtaaatagttttatcaGTACCAGGAAGGTTCCGATATATGTATATGCGTTTCTTTTGATATATGGATGACTTTGAGTTTCTTCAACtcaatattttatacagaaactgaATATTTTATACAGAGTGTTTTAATTTGCATCTCTAACTATTACCCGCAACATCAGAGAGTTATGAACTAGCGTTAAATTCTTGGCTGTATTTTATCTTGTTTTtaggtttattttttagtttaaatatgTGACTGATTCTACATGAAGGGGACGGATGTGGTGCCGCTTATGTATACACAGAAGAACCAGTCCATATCTTACAGTATGCCAAGCAATACCTCTGGACGACTGACGTCACGAGGATTCTCTTCTACTTCCGCTTGTATTAAacacatgtattattatattgCTGTCTACTGATTCATCAGATATACAGAGATTTACAGATATTAAAGGTATTCTGTTTATTACACATACACtttacttatttgtaccatatcgGCACAacaaatggaagaaaacagttgaaaatgagcatctggtgcaagaaattggtaccgttaattttattgaaatttttcaattttgtttcttatgggttcatatgttaACCATTAAAAAGCCgtttgaccctctaaactgtttcagtaagcgtaacacaaaaatgctcattttcagaaaatctagaactgaaaaaataaaacaaaaatgctcatagagtccgctttctataccgcaatccacacgacaaaactattttgtgaaaaaacattgcaatttattaaaatttagcattttctcaatttattcatgtcctgatactgtgctggtgggtcctgtcattgtgctggtgggtcctgatacggtgctggtgatttt
It includes:
- the LOC139511509 gene encoding uncharacterized protein produces the protein MEEGSRSDQDVLSLSPHSEWHESKSDCTDLDVADLMVIDEVGPDEDVCPDEEVGPAEEVGPDYQTAGVASGALGPVETHSSVGVDTSIGIYHSEIDEERSGAVAVSKNRLRQCPICGMVSREKTRRHVLKRHLPWFWSGATACWDCCEQEIQASSLARRHTEEHRIGCFFDEEHLHLWCQLVSGSLHLVKSWFGLTDLEGLLQYVLDRQLHETVTSGFSDQEQQLLVFYAQNYSPDRLSHISANPPNHVISLTNWEIMTSLLRRVGPAQQQSLLSCDKFVTYEGAWIVDTVPVLLEPFVFVDSHFHLDLILKRLHFNTFLHMSSRISPAEHNNTFYYGVANYVFPEHWDSWSVQVGAAKSVYVSFGIHPHIAAKGVRHKQLEDLDHLLGNYKCVAVGEIGLDFTTRCGCKRCHTPQQCQQRMWDCQEKALLEMLQIAQRRQLPVILHCRDRGSGDAAARVLAIIRSGFAELHYHRHCFDGSIEELREWQSLPNVVFGITGKFLKDTNTNSDAISRILPHQLILESDAPFLSPRSCCEVNHPWNLIDVALAVSQRRNIPLNILNWMANDNALRFYGIPKLRQEPASWGPRPR